The Cydia pomonella isolate Wapato2018A chromosome 20, ilCydPomo1, whole genome shotgun sequence genome contains a region encoding:
- the LOC133528825 gene encoding uncharacterized protein LOC133528825 codes for MDDQFQLLFDKMKVEMQKQTEELTNTITEKIDEKLKPILEENKNLQKKVENLEKKVEYLEREKKANNIIIHGLKEEETSTLELVKQVKECFSKDLNIKIEDWDINKIYRIGNNNKTGKPKPTLLSLVSKWKKSEIMKNKKKLKEIYVTDDYSKETLEKRKALQPKLTEEREKGNIAFIKYDQLIIKNTINTKDKRKREISTSPQNDSQPRKQQTLMNASNNYRINAFDIMRGRSLSLSSNSATNEQ; via the coding sequence ATGGATGACCAATTCCAACTACTGTTCGATAAAATGAAAGTTGAAATGCAGAAGCAAACAGAAGAACTAACTAATACAATTACGGAAAAAATTGATGAAAAACTAAAACCTATTctagaagaaaacaaaaatttGCAAAAGAAAGTTGAAAACCTGGAGAAAAAAGTGGAGTATTTGGAGAGAGAAAAAAAAGCCAACAACATAATCATTCATGGGTTGAAGGAAGAGGAGACATCCACGCTGGAGCTAGTTAAACAAGTGAAAGAATGCTTTTCAaaggatttaaatataaaaatagaggACTgggatattaataaaatataccgtattgggaataataataagactGGGAAACCCAAGCCTACGCTTCTATCACTAGTAAGTAAATGGAAAAAGAGTGAaatcatgaaaaataaaaagaaactcaAGGAGATATATGTTACGGACGATTACTCAAAGGAAACTCTAGAAAAGAGGAAAGCCCTACAACCCAAGCTTACAGAAGAACGGGAAAAGGGAAATATTGCCTTTATAAAGTACGATCAACTGATAATCAAGAATACCATCAATACTAAAGATAAAAGAAAAAGGGAAATATCTACCTCCCCGCAAAACGATTCTCAGCCAAGGAAACAACAAACATTAATGAATGCATCTAATAATTATCGAATAAATGCGTTTGATATAATGAGAGGCCGTTCTTTATCTCTCTCCAGCAACTCTGCTACCAACGAACAATAG
- the LOC133528826 gene encoding uncharacterized protein LOC133528826, which produces MRVSGVVLVFLCACVLTTFATECIYDPFGECLSPCPPDTYSYSPGCGFDTLSRRTCRAPVARVIGHYCDYSRCDCDATKVWDEVKTKCVRLEECSDQTELNKKETELNKAKEVK; this is translated from the exons ATGCGTGTTTCTGGAGTGGTTTTGGTTTTTCTTTGTGCATGTGTTTTGACGACGTTTGCAACGGAATGCATATACGATCCCTTTGGAGAAT GTTTGTCGCCGTGCCCACCCGACACGTACTCATACAGCCCGGGCTGCGGGTTCGACACGTTGTCGCGACGCACGTGCCGCGCGCCCGTCGCGCGCGTCATCGGCCACTACTGCGACTACTCCCGATGCGACTGCGATGCGACTAAAGTCTGGGACGAGGTGAAGACGAAGTGTGTGCGGTTAGAGGAGTGCTCTGATCAGACGGAGCTCAATAAGAAGGAGACCGAGCTCAATAAGGCGAAAGAagtgaaataa